A single region of the Malus sylvestris chromosome 8, drMalSylv7.2, whole genome shotgun sequence genome encodes:
- the LOC126631292 gene encoding transcription factor MYB87-like, with the protein MGRAPCCDKANVKRGPWSPEEDAKLKSYIEQHGTGGNWIALPQKIGLKRCGKSCRLRWLNYLRPNIRHGGFSEEEDNIICSLYISIGSRWSIIAAQLPGRTDNDIKNYWNTRLKKKLLGRQRKEHQLARKSGLVKQDIIKRSGDVGGNSTNSHSAVPATDDQNPYWPELPVLAAPTVLPQQQQQPSFNDHASLRKLLIKLGGRFSSDINHNHETNQVIQGRPTNIQPTYQVLDDDNNSSYAAAAATTQQMDEHYSGKNMQSLLIPRCGIHALNNSSPSLSNSDVISPHQFAQTHYIVNTDNIDGPGNGIMNNMFQGQGGDYETDQLKEMAVYNNNDNQQRFDGLEFFCGEDMMVMNNSITSSYGESIGWGEILGCPPVASSSDDYHDSMDRLMPATPSQECGFANDQLMSGYPGEAL; encoded by the exons ATGGGGAGAGCTCCTTGCTGTGACAAAGCCAACGTGAAGAGAGGTCCATGGTCACCTGAAGAAGATGCCAAGCTCAAGTCTTACATCGAGCAACATGGCACCGGCGGTAACTGGATCGCTTTGCCCCAAAAGATCG GGCTTAAGAGGTGTGGGAAGAGCTGCCGGCTTAGATGGTTAAATTATCTCCGCCCAAACATCAGGCATGGAGGGTTTTCTGAAGAAGAAGACAACATAATTTGCAGCCTCTACATAAGTATTGGAAGCAG GTGGTCTATAATTGCAGCACAACTGCCAGGAAGAACTGACAATGATATAAAGAACTACTGGAACACAAGGCTTAAGAAAAAGCTTCTTGGTAGGCAGCGCAAAGAACATCAGCTGGCTCGTAAATCAGGCCTAGTTAAACAAGACATCATCAAAAGATCAGGCGACGTTGGTGGAAACAGTACTAACTCCCATTCTGCCGTTCCTGCCACAGACGATCAAAACCCTTACTGGCCGGAGCTTCCAGTGCTTGCAGCACCCACAGTACTACCACAACAACAGCAGCAGCCTTCTTTTAATGACCATGCTTCTCTCAGAAAGTTGCTCATCAAGCTTGGAGGGAGGTTTAGTTCAGATATTAATCATAATCATGAGACTAATCAAGTTATCCAAGGTAGGCCCACCAATATTCAACCAACCTATCAAGTTCTTGATGATGATAATAACAGTTCATACGCCGCTGCTGCTGCTACTACTCAGCAAATGGATGAGCACTATTCTGGTAAGAACATGCAAAGTCTCTTAATTCCTCGATGTGGGATTCATGCTCTCAAcaattcttctccttccttaagCAACAGTGATGTTATCAGCCCTCATCAATTTGCACAAACACATTACATAGTGAATACAGATAACATTGATGGACCTGGTAATGGTATAATGAACAACATGTTTCAAGGGCAAGGTGGTGATTATGAGACCGATCAGCTGAAGGAGATGGCGGTGTATAACAACAATGACAACCAACAGAGATTTGATGGGTTGGAGTTCTTCTGCGGCGAAGATATGATGGTTATGAATAATAGCATTACTAGTAGTTATGGAGAAAGTATTGGGTGGGGTGAGATACTGGGATGTCCTCCTGTGGCCTCCTCCTCAGACGACTATCATGACAGCATGGACCGACTGATGCCGGCCACACCCAGCCAAGAATGTGGTTTCGCCAACGACCAGTTGATGAGTGGTTACCCTGGGGAGGCATTATAA
- the LOC126632342 gene encoding uncharacterized protein LOC126632342: MAIPASILSPPSATPKFSINLFKQNQFRFRTSFPPSRVKAVSSTAQFGEPNKENKQKLQIKSTFVKEKLWEAVPAPVKELPWRKAADTALEQLLLLGKKALIWSFVTFGTLSFLSDIIFSISRNYELVIPFGLFVGCFLTDVLKETLQQVLPRSEANANEIEKHLLGISCFLAAVKFVSTGLPMQARVSLLHVANGGFLQVLWLWRGLFKEREDDGVDDSNSSLVMDVKS; this comes from the exons ATGGCGATTCCGGCGTCCATTCTGTCGCCGCCGTCCGCAACCCCCAAATTTTCG ATTAATCTCTTTAAGCAGAACCAATTTCGATTTCGAACCAGCTTCCCGCCAAGTCGTGTAAAAGCAGTTTCATCCACGGCACAATTTGGAGAACCCAACAAAGAAAATAAGCAGAAGCTGCAAATCAAAAGCACTTTTGTGAAGGAGAAGTTGTGGGAAGCCGTACCTGCCCCGGTGAAGGAGCTCCCATGGAGAAAAGCAGCAGATACAGCACTGGAGCAGCTGCTTCTGCTTGGGAAAAAAGCACTCATATGGTCATTTGTTACTTTTGGCACCCTCAGCTTCTTATCAGACATCATATTTTCCATCTCCAGAAACTATGAATTGGTGATACCATTTGGTCTCTTTGTTGGGTGCTTCTTAACTGATGTTTTGAAGGAGACATTGCAGCAAGTGCTTCCCAGGTCGGAGGCGAATGCCAATGAGATTGAAAAGCACTTACTTGGTATAAGCTGCTTTTTGGCTGCTGTTAAGTTCGTCTCTACTGGTCTCCCAATGCAGGCACGGGTGTCTCTTCTGCACGTTGCAAATGGCGGGTTCCTGCAAGTTTTATGGCTGTGGAGAGGTTTGTTCAAGGAAAGAGAAGATGATGGTGTCGATGATTCCAATTCTTCATTGGTCATGGATGTGAAATCTTAA